The genomic interval CTGGAGGGGGCTCTTTTCGGGAGTCGTAAGATCGTAAGAGTACAGCGGATCCGTTGCGCGTAGTGCCCTTATACAATGCTGTGACCGCCCTGTTGACATTGCATGTTAGCCCAAAGTAtacacaagaagaagaagaagaagaagaagaagaagaagaagaagaagaagaagaagaagaagaagaaaacaaagctAGAAGAGCAACAGAGCTTACGTACGTTTTCGTTCGGTACTCCCGATTGTCGTACAACAGCGCATCTGGATTACCCCAGCGTAGACCATTGATGAATGTCGAATTTCGCTGACTGGGGTTCGAAGAATGCGAACCAGCGGTGCTGAAACTGGCACGGCTACCAGAACGCTGGGGAATCGAGTTGGGGCTGAATGGCGTGTTGGCAAAAGATGTGCGGGCGCCGGGCGACATGTCATTTCCCTCGGCCTCGAAAACGGTGTGTTCGCGTACACACTCGCGAATAGCGTCCTCCAATCTCGAGGCTTTAAACAAGGTTGACCGGAAAGGAATCCCAGCAAAGGTCTTATCCGTTTCGAAAACCCTACGGGTCATGCGCACGTAGACTTCTTTGCAGGTTTCAAGATCGAGGCGTAAGCGGCCCAGCATAAGAGCTATCAAGCCGCCGGTGCCGGTACCGACAATGAGATCAAAGTGATCGCAGGGTTTGGGGATTTCATCGCGACGAGGAGCCTTGCCTTCGCACTCGACGTAAACGCGATACATAAGTtcttggaggatgatgagcatCGAGTAGCCGCGGACGCCGCCACCATCTGACCAGTCAGCTCGGAGATCTATATCCAAGTTTCTTTGAAACCGGGGGCATACCTAACGATAAGATCCGCAAGGGAGGACCCTTGGTGGTATCTTTGCGACGAAGAATCGTCGTATCCATTGTGCCAATCCCTTGGTGGGCTGGAAACACCCCGGCAGGGAACGGGAATATATGGGCGCCTGATCGGCTCGATGTGGGCGGCAGATGACGAATCCGTTCGAGGGAAAGCACGAAGTCACCGGGATGTATCCGCCGAGACAAATGACCAGAGGTATTTctgagggagagaagaaaatctAGCTGTAAAGTGAAGTTGGAAGGGGGGTATAGTATGCTTTGTAGTGGGAGTGAAAGAAGATTgaaaaatatcttttccaCGAGTGTCTTACCGTGACTGCAGAACCAACGAACCAGTGGCCAGTAAGATTAGGTTTGAACTGTTCTTGGGTACTAGTAATTTCCACTCTGCATTCCACCAAAGATTACGGAGTATTGCCGTTCAGTGCTTTAGTCAGACTCAACATTGACAATTGGTGGGGTGTCACGGGGGGATGTGGCGGTGCTAAACTGCGTCATTGGGGCTGTGTCCACATAAGGCCGTGATATGATACAATAGTACCTTGATGACCTCAAGAGATAGTAGTTAGTTTTTAAGGCATCCCAGCTTACACATCATCTCCTCTCAGTTCCATGTTCCAGAAAGACGCTAGAATGAAAGTCAATCCATGTCATACATTAGAGTAGTAGCTATCGACAGGTAAGACCCAAGCTATCAGCATCTAAGGCCCTAAAGCGGGTTTGAATTCGAACCATGGGTCGCGAGTTCCGTgcgataaaaaaagaaaagaaaatattgtCCCATCCGTCTTCAAAGACTAAACGACAGGAAGTGTCTATAGATTTGCCTTCCCAACAAGCACATCCCTCAACAATTTCAAACTCTCTTCAGCAAAGGTAACCATGTTCTTCTGCCGATCGTCACTGCCCGTCTCCACTTCTCGTGTATACGTTCCATGTGCAGTTGATACTGCGACAGCTACGTAGCCTCTGTGAATCATTAGCATTGCCTTAATGTTCCTCTGTTCCCAAGTCACATATAGAATTCCTACGGAGTGCGATTGCTCGTCGTCCCGCCGGTCGGCCCGGCTGTTCCACTCTCGCTCACCGTATAGGTGGAACCGAGAGTGTGGCGAACGTGGTCGGCCATTTGGGCCACAATAGCGGGCGTTGGGCCATTGTAGTCTTCCAGATGAGCTGGAGTCCATCCGGCAAAAGCGATCCGAGATTCCAGGGTGTATACCTCAATTGCTATGTTAATCCTTATACTGCAGTGTACTTATCGGCAAAAGGATGGTACTATTGGATAGACTAACCGTTAATCCACCCTTGTAGACAGCCGACGCTCCGGAAACAGAGAGTAGGCTTGCTGAAATGAGTCCGCCGGCGGCCTGGGAGGTTAGCAAACCGGCAAGAACTATGAGGCTAATGTGACGACATACCGTCTCCGCAACGGATATCGtctccttcttcgctttGAGAAGTTCAAAAACCTCCCGGACAATGGGCCGAAGATTCGACGGTGGGAATTCGCTCATTGTGATTGCGCGATTATGGATACTATGTAAAGGTGATTGTTGATGGTTGATGGTTGAGGAGATTGATAATGCAATGCCAAAATGTCTTGGCACCGTCACTGGACCTGATTACTACTCATCATCCAATGTAGTTATATTAACGGGACATACATAAGTCGTATATTGAATCTAACTGTTGATAAGCGCTTAGTTTTAGGTTCTGTATATCGGCCTTAGCCGCCACGAAACACTAGACCCGGCATGGCTACACGTAAATTACAATCTAATTCGTCAGGCCAGGCCAATCTGAACATAGTAAGTAACCACAAGGAAGGAGCTAGCTCACAAATAGAAGGTTATGCTCACCATATGTTGTCCGCTCCTCCACCCTTCTGGATACAGTCACCTCTTCTCCTACCCGAATAGAGGCATTCTCGCAGTCCCGGTCTAGGAATAGATACCTTCCAAACACGGGGGAGAACCTCGCGCCCTTGTCTACCCTCCGGTCTTTCATCAGCTTCTTGAGAATGTTGCCGCTGTCTCCTGTTCCCATTTTTCCTGTCATATAGTCAACATTGAGGCTCTGGCATCGGATGCAATTCGCCGTCAATAGGAGTCGAATTTTTTCCCCCACTATCAGCTCCGCCCAGAAATCCTCCTCGAAAGCCGTTTTAGCACCCGAAATGACAATGTTTGGCCGGGTTTTTCTCAGGTCCATTGCCTTGTCGCCAGCCAAGCGGGCAGACACGTTGTCTACCGAGGTCTCTGATATCATAAGATACGGTGCCGTATCGGCAAAGGtaattctttcttccttcctttcacCGCATCCAGACCCGTATCTATTAGCACCAATGGTCACGAGAACAGCAACGGTTATAGTCACTAGGACAAGGAGAGTGAACGAACTAATTTCTCTCTGCCCAAGCGGTACACCAATGTTCAGAAGCAAGCTTAGAAGAGCTAAGACGGTCACCGACCGTTTAGAAACAAGTGGAGTCGCCTGTTCACGGTGTGCCTGACTTTTACCCGGTGGGAAACTTCCTAAGACCCTCCTCCAATGTGGGCCCAGGTATACAAGGACCACCTTGTACCCGAAACACTGGCTAAACCAGTCGTTATATTTGCTACCCATATGATAACCTCTTGTCGAACTTTGATGCATTGTAACTGTCAATTCTTCCAAACCCTGCACATCTGGTTCTAATGGGACCTCCAACGTTGTGATCTGAGGATTACCGTTGTCTTTCACGCCTGGTGGGCGATATGTCACAATGATCTTTCCATTTTTTTTACCCTCGGTTGGGAATACGATGTCCGTTAGAAACAAACTCATTTCGGGGAAATGCGGTATATGCATGTTCTGGAGGGTTTCAACACCACCATCGCCTTGGTTGACCTTGAGGAGCATGAAACGTCGGTCATACTCAAAGCCGGTGCTGGTGAGGACAGCCTCGGGAACGGCTACCTCCCTAAGGGATTTGATGGGGTATATGTACAGCTAAGGAGATGAGTTCCACTGTATTGAACTGGGGGAGATGATGTTGGAGGTCCTTACCTGGCTGATTTCCATGGCGGGAGCCTGTTTGCTTTGCCTGAATTGCCTGAGAAAACTGCAAGTGTTGTTGGACGAGACGGAGAGATTGGTTTTTACGGTAAACTTTGAGCTAGCGCTTGCGCTTAATATACTCACATCATTCTAGGGTACATACCGAAGGCCGGAAGTAACCTCACGTTACAA from Aspergillus flavus chromosome 7, complete sequence carries:
- a CDS encoding competence/damage-inducible protein CinA; the protein is MSEFPPSNLRPIVREVFELLKAKKETISVAETAAGGLISASLLSVSGASAVYKGGLTVYTLESRIAFAGWTPAHLEDYNGPTPAIVAQMADHVRHTLGSTYTVSESGTAGPTGGTTSNRTPGYVAVAVSTAHGTYTREVETGSDDRQKNMVTFAEESLKLLRDVLVGKANL
- a CDS encoding MOSC domain protein yields the protein MDRGPGLAVVIFLSTLCNVRLLPAFGNSGKANRLPPWKSAREVAVPEAVLTSTGFEYDRRFMLLKVNQGDGGVETLQNMHIPHFPEMSLFLTDIVFPTEGKKNGKIIVTYRPPGVKDNGNPQITTLEVPLEPDVQGLEELTVTMHQSSTRGYHMGSKYNDWFSQCFGYKVVLVYLGPHWRRVLGSFPPGKSQAHREQATPLVSKRSVTVLALLSLLLNIGVPLGQREISSFTLLVLVTITVAVLVTIGANRYGSGCGERKEERITFADTAPYLMISETSVDNVSARLAGDKAMDLRKTRPNIVISGAKTAFEEDFWAELIVGEKIRLLLTANCIRCQSLNVDYMTGKMGTGDSGNILKKLMKDRRVDKGARFSPVFGRYLFLDRDCENASIRVGEEVTVSRRVEERTTYDWPGLTN